In a single window of the Paramisgurnus dabryanus chromosome 23, PD_genome_1.1, whole genome shotgun sequence genome:
- the LOC135780899 gene encoding protein NLRC3-like — protein MTSNYKTKMNEDTGICAELVDLSLKKPYRPASPRQSHVSLGERSITTPVNFKDGTSPHRSVQQEDSNFSSRLSMKTVRSISPPLQFRNKTDLKDQPSTYQVNVNHFASMFHLPPEFKEEPHPDDLRSLQMGLSSRILNEDLMWTIQFKQTLKNRYQCIFEGNEEHSNPTLLNNVYTELYITDIGSCDNSEHEIRQIETISKHPIIWDTPIKVNDVFKAFPGSTKPVRTVLTKGIAGIGKTVSVQKFTLDWAEDKSNQDIHMIFPLPFRELNRFKESKVTLIHILQQLYHQEIEANVLSSGKYRIIFILDGLDECRFPLDFQQNRSCSSVTEAISVSALLTNLICKNLLPSSQLWITSRPAAACQIPPDLIDQMTEVRGFTDYQKEEYFTKNISDPNMSHRIISHLKSSRILHVMCHIPVFCWISATVLERIFCESEGREIPKTLTQMYTHFLIFQIKQRSHKYNRNYKEDLNLDSMLLLGKLAFQQLEKGNLLFYEGDLRECGLDLNVASVYSGVCTQIFKEEAGLHQERMFSFIHASIQEFLAALYVFLMFVNSQQNVLSHTPNAKIAIAFNKPSMHEFLKFAVEKALASDNGHLDLFLRFLLGLSHASNQTLLQLLLTETRSDPEGSRKTLQYIKEKIRDQPSAEKAISLFHCLSELKDESLVEEVQDYLGSGGFKGGKLSPSHCSALAYSLLMSAEELDVFNLTKCIDPSMISNEGMLRLLPVIKASRLALLRLCNVTEKVCAGLSSVLSSSHSCLRELDLSSSNLKDSGIHHLAVGLGNPQCKLEILRVFNCSIGEDGCASLASALRSNPSYLRELDLSHNQPHDSGVKMLSDVLTNSTCKLETLRFMGCELTKKSCAALAQVLQSSCSSLKHLDLNLNSLEDSGVNMLCAGLKSPQCKLQTLSLSDCGITAAGCPILASALQSNPTHLTVLDLSLNNLTDTGMMHLLPLFKDPCVHLEKLWLNNCDLTQTSCQMMSCADQSKCSSLKELNLSANVIMDSGLKQLTVGLCHLLSGLQSLSLTYCSITENGCTFLASAVRSNQSQLRDLDLRGNKLSDSGVKLLLDLLEDPNCKLEKLELYPLIR, from the exons ATGACCAGtaattataaaacaaaaatgaacgAGGACACAGGCATCTGTGCTGAACTGGTTGATTTAAG CTTGAAAAAGCCATACAGGCCTGCTTCACCTAGGCAAAGTCATGTGTCGCTGGGAGAAAGGTCTATTACTACACCTGTAAATTTTAAGGATGGAACTTCTCCTCACAG gtCAGTTCAGCAAGAGGACTCAAACTTCTCTTCTCGTCTGTCCATGAAAACTGTTCGGTCGATAAGCCCTCCTCTGCAGTTTAGGAATAAAACAGATTTAAA ggATCAGCCATCTACTTATCAGGTAAATGTGAATCATTTTGCCTCAATGTTCCATTTACCACCCGAATTTAAAGAGGAACCACATCCTGATGACCTAAG AAGTCTGCAGATGGGATTAAGCTCAAGGATTTTAAATG AGGACCTGATGTGGACAATTCAATTTAAGCAGACGTTGAAGAACAGATATCAGTGTATATTCGAGGGAAACGAAGAGCACAGCAACCCCACTCTGCTCAACAACGTCTACACTGAGCTCTACATCACTGACATCGGAAGTTGTGACAATAGCGAACACGAGATCAGACAGATCGAGACAATATCTAAACATCCGATCATATGGGACACACCAATCAAAGTTAACGATGTCTTTAAAGCTTTTCCCGGATCTACCAAACCAGTCCGAACTGTGCTCACAAAGGGAATTGCTGGCATTGGGAAAACCGTGTCTGTGCAGAAGTTCACCCTGGACTGGGCTGAAGATAAATCCAACCAGGACATCCACATGATATTTCCACTTCCATTCCGAGAGTTGAATAGATTTAAAGAAAGTAAGGTTACTCTCATCCACATTCTCCAGCAGCTCTACCATCAAGAGATCGAAGCGAACGTGTTGAGCTCAGGCAAATACAGGATCATTTTTATCTTGGATGGACTTGACGAATGTCGGTTTCCTCTAGACTTCCAGCAAAACAGAAGTTGCTCCAGCGTGACAGAAGCCATCTCAGTTAGTGCTTTACTGACAAACCTTATATGCAAGAACCTGCTTCCTTCTTCACAGCTTTGGATAACCTCACGACCAGCTGCAGCTTGTCAAATACCACCTGACCTCATTGATCAAATGACTGAGGTAAGAGGTTTCACTGACTACCAAAAGGAAGAGTACTTTACCAAAAATATAAGCGATCCAAACATGTCACACAGGATCATCTCGCACTTGAAGTCATCGAGAATCCTTCACGTCATGTGCCACATCCCGGTGTTTTGTTGGATATCGGCTACGGTTCTTGAAAGGATATTTTGCGAATCAGAGGGTCGAGAAATTCCCAAGACGCTCACGCAAATGTACACCCACTTCCTCATTTTCCAGATTAAGCAAAGGAGTCACAAATACAACAGGAATTACAAGGAAGATCTGAACTTGGATAGCATGTTGTTGCTTGGAAAATTGGCATTTCAACAACTTGAAAAGGGTAATTTACTTTTCTATGAGGGCGATCTAAGAGAATGTGGGCTTGATCTCAACGTCGCCTCTGTGTATTCTGGAGTCTGCACACAGATCTTCAAAGAAGAGGCAGGACTACACCAGGAGAGGATGTTCAGTTTCATCCACGCCAGTATCCAAGAGTTTTTAGCTGCGTTATACGTCTTCCTTATGTTCGTCAACAGCCAGCAAAACGTCCTCAGTCATACGCCAAATGcaaaaattgcaattgcttTTAACAAACCTTCAATGCATGAATTTCTCAAGTTTGCCGTGGAAAAGGCTCTGGCAAGTGACAATGGACACTTGGACCTTTTCCTCCGTTTTTTGCTGGGACTTTCCCATGCTTCCAATCAGACCCTTCTCCAACTACTGCTAACTGAGACTCGGAGTGATCCTGAAGGCAGCAGAAAAACTCTCCAATACATCAAGGAAAAGATTAGGGATCAGCCTTCAGCAGAGAAAGCAATTAGTCTCTTTCACTGTCTTAGTGAATTGAAGGATGAATCCCTGGTAGAAGAAGTGCAGGACTACTTAGGTTCAGGTGGCTTTAAAGGTGGAAAGCTGTCTCCTTCACACTGCTCCGCTTTGGCCTACTCATTGTTGATGTCTGCCGAAGAACTCGATGTGTTCAACTTGACTAAATGTATTGATCCTAGTATGATCTCAAATGAGGGAATGCTGAGACTCCTGCCAGTGATCAAAGCATCCAGATTGGCTTT GCTAAGGTTATGTAATGTGACAGAGAAAGTCTGTGCAGGCCTGAGCTCTGTTCTCAGCTCAAGTCATTCTTGTCTGAGAGAGCTAGATTTGAGCTCCAGCAATCTTAAAGATTCAGGAATACATCATCTTGCCGTTGGACTGGGGAATCCCCAGTGCAAGCTAGAGATTTTAAG AGTTTTTAATTGTAGCATTGGTGAGGATGGCTGTGCCTCACTGGCCTCTGCTCTGAGGTCAAACCCATCTTACTTAAGGGAACTTGATTTATCACACAACCAACCTCACGATTCAGGTGTGAAAATGCTTTCTGATGTGCTGACAAACTCAACCTGTAAACTGGAAACACTCAG GTTTATGGGTTGTGAACTGACCAAGAAAAGCTGTGCGGCATTGGCCCAAGTGCTTCAGTCCTCCTGTTCCAGCCTGAAACATCTGGACTTAAATCTGAATAGTCTTGAGGATTCAGGTGTGAACATGCTTTGTGCTGGTTTGAAGAGTCCTCAGTGTAAACTTCAGACGCTGAG TCTCTCAGACTGTGGAATAACAGCAGCTGGATGTCCAATACTAGCATCTGCGTTACAGTCGAACCCAACACATCTGACAGTGTTGGACCTTAGCCTCAATAACCTTACGGATACAGGAATGATGCACCTGCTTCCTTTGTTTAAAGATCCATGTGTTCATCTAGAGAAATTATG GTTGAATAATTGTGATCTCACACAAACGAGCTGTCAGATGATGAGTTGTGCAGACCAATCCAAATGTTCAAGTCTTAAAGAGCTGAACCTGAGTGCTAATGTGATAATGGACTCTGGTTTGAAGCAGCTCACAGTGGGATTGTGTCATCTTCTATCGGGTCTGCAGTCACTGAG TTTAACCTACTGTAGTATTACAGAAAATGGCTGCACCTTTCTGGCATCGGCTGTAAGATCAAACCAGTCACAGCTAAGAGATCTGGATCTCAGAGGAAACAAACTATCAGATTCAGGGGTTAAACTACTTTTAGATCTTCTGGAGGATCCAAACTGTAAACTAGAAAAACTGGA ATTATATCCACTCATCAGGTGA